The DNA region CTGTCGCCGCCGACGGCGACTACCTTGATGCGCACCACCCGTGGTGCCTTGGTTGCGGCACAGACAATCCGCACGGTCATCGCCTGCGAGCGCGTCGGCATGGCGACGGGGTGGGTGCCAGGCATATCTTCGACGGCAGACATCGCGGCGCACCCGGTATCGCACATGGCGGCGCAGTCATGACCGTACTCGACGACATGGTGGGCATGTTGCTGTACGTCGTCGGTGAGATGGCCGTCACCCGCAGGTTCGATACCGAGTTCTACGCGCCGGTGTTGCTGGGGGTCCCCTACGAGGTCAGCGCGGAGCTGGTGTCCAAGACCGGCCGGAAACTCGAAGTCCGGACAGAATTGCGCGAGGAGACTACCGGTCAGCTAGTCGCGTCCGCCTCAGGGTTATTCGTCGTCGTCACGATGGCGCACTTCACTAGTTCCATACAGAAGGCGACTTCGACACCCTGCATTGTGCGGTCACCCAGGGAGGGAAGATGCTGAGCACCAGCCTTGGAGGTGGCGCACGGCTGGCCGCGCGCGTTCCACGTCTCTTACCCCGCTCGACGCAAACATCATCAACGCACTCATGTACCTGGTCGCCGAGGATCACCTCCACCAGACGGCGGCCACGGGTCAGCGCCGTCGTATTCGACGGCCCGCGCCCGCGCACAGGAGACCGGTCATGAGCACCTACGGCCTGTCGGTTCTCGGCGCGGATTTGAAGTCACTGGCCCAGACCGCACACGCCGCCGATGCGGCCGGGTTCGACGCCGTATGGGCCTCGGAGTTCTACTCCCGGTCGGGTTCGATCTCCATGGCCGCGATGGCCAACTGCACACAGAACTGCCGGATCGGTTCCTCCATTCTCTACGGCGTCGGCCGAAGCCCCCTGGTGCTGGCCACCGAGGCGCGTGATCTCGACGAACTCTCCAACGGACGGCTGGTGCTGGGCATCGGCAACGGCACCAAGCGGATGATGAGCGACTGGCACGGCGTGCCCGACACCTCCGCGCCCGCGCTGCGGATGGAAGAACTCGTGATGCTGCTGCGCCGGATATGGAACCTGCATGAAGGCCCGATCCATCACGAGGGTCGTTTTTACAGAATGAATCTCACGCCGACCGGCGACGTGGGACCCTCCAGCCGGCCGATCCCGATCGTCACCGCCGGTGTCCGGCCTCGGATGTGCGAGGCGGCCGGGCGGGTGGCCGACGGGCTGGCCGGACATCCCCTGTTCACCACCACCTACGTCGAGGAGATCGTCCGGCCCGCTATCGCCAGGGGTGCCGCGCACACCGGCCGCGACCCCAATGACGTGGAAATCATTTCCATGGTGATGTGCGCCATCCACGACGACGCCGAGGTCGCCAGGCGCGAACTGGCGCAGCAGATTGCGTTCTACTCCTCGGTCAAATCCTACGAGACGGTACTTGATGTGAACGGCTTCGCCAGCGAAGGCCGAACCATCCGGGAAGCATTCGCCCAGCGCGATTTCCCGGCGATGTTCGCCGCGGTGTCCGAGGAGATGATCGACACCATGGGCGTCGCGGGGACGGCACACGAGGTCCGTGAACAGCTGAGACGCTACGACGGCGTCCTCGACCACATCATGCTGTATTCACCATCGGTTGGCATCGCTCCCGAGCGCGTGCAGCAAAACCTCGACAGCATCATTCGGGAATGCTCGCCCGCCTCGATGTCGCCAGGGCAGTCCGGTCCACGTTCAATCTGATCCACGCATTGCCGCCGAAGTTGACCCGTCCCCGTCCGCGGTCGCATTTAGTGCGTCTGTCGCGCCGACCCCGCCGACGGTTGTGCGGCGTTGTTGAGGATGTTGGCGTCGTCGCTGTCGGGGAGGTCGTGGCGGACCACGCGTACCCGCCCCCGGGGTAGGCATGCCATGTAGCCGTGGCGCTTGCCGTACAACTCCCATGCCGTTTCCTCGGAATCGGGGTCGACGTCGATGCTGTGTCCACGCGAGAACCTCAGGTGTAGCCCTCCATCGTCGCCGGACCAGGCCTGAGTGCACACCGCGCCGGCGAGGTTCAACAACGGGCGTTCGTCAGTCGCGATCTTGAGTGGATCGATGCGTACCGCTTCTGCGGGATACGGGTCGACCGCAGGCAGTGTCAGCAGCAAGGGGCACGAGATGACAATCTCGTTGTAGTCGTCCAGGTCCAGGACCAGGCCGTCGCGCACGGAGACGCGTTGCACGACACAATTTTCGATCCATTGGGTATACATGGCACTCTCCTTCGCCGCGTCATCGAGCCTCGCCCTAAGGGTACTTCAGGTAGCGCTGCGATACTACTAGTATCGTTATGCGGTTTCCGCGGGTCGTGCGCGGCTGGTCACCACGCGCCGAGTGGCCAGGTCGATGCGTTCGCGAGTATCGGCGGCCGACGCTCGGTGGCCACAAAAGGCCACGAGGTTGGCCAGCCACACGTCGGAGATGATCGCGGCGATGTGTAAATCGGCTGGAGTCGGTTCGCCGCCCCTGAGCGTGCGGGCCAGCAGGGTCTGAATTTCGGCGGCGGCGCAGTCTAGTTCTGCGGCTGCCCGGGTGTCTGCAACGGCGAACGCTCGTGTCATGGCTGATGTCAGCCAGGGATCGCGCTGCCAGCGGTCATGTAGGTGTGTGGTGAGACGTTCGAGCCGTTCCAATGGCGTGCCGTCACCGCTAGCCCAGTCGTCAGCCGAGTCGAGTCGGCGAAACTCGCGCGATAGCGCCGCCACCAACAAGTTGGTCTTCGCCGGGAAGTGGCGGTAGAGCGTGCCGACGGCGATACCGGCCCGCTCGGCGACCGACCGCATCTGAACCGCCTCATAGCCACCTGACGTGGCCACGAGCAGGGCCGCGTCCAGAATCGCTTCCCGGCGCTGGGTGGATGAATGCGAGGCGGGCGCTACAGCGGTCCGCGTCCGGCCGCCGGCTGATTTTGCCTCCAGCGGTCGGGTT from Mycobacterium sp. DL includes:
- a CDS encoding DUF6188 family protein, with translation MYTQWIENCVVQRVSVRDGLVLDLDDYNEIVISCPLLLTLPAVDPYPAEAVRIDPLKIATDERPLLNLAGAVCTQAWSGDDGGLHLRFSRGHSIDVDPDSEETAWELYGKRHGYMACLPRGRVRVVRHDLPDSDDANILNNAAQPSAGSARQTH
- a CDS encoding TetR family transcriptional regulator translates to MTLPLSRSHGKTRPLEAKSAGGRTRTAVAPASHSSTQRREAILDAALLVATSGGYEAVQMRSVAERAGIAVGTLYRHFPAKTNLLVAALSREFRRLDSADDWASGDGTPLERLERLTTHLHDRWQRDPWLTSAMTRAFAVADTRAAAELDCAAAEIQTLLARTLRGGEPTPADLHIAAIISDVWLANLVAFCGHRASAADTRERIDLATRRVVTSRARPAETA
- a CDS encoding LLM class flavin-dependent oxidoreductase, yielding MSTYGLSVLGADLKSLAQTAHAADAAGFDAVWASEFYSRSGSISMAAMANCTQNCRIGSSILYGVGRSPLVLATEARDLDELSNGRLVLGIGNGTKRMMSDWHGVPDTSAPALRMEELVMLLRRIWNLHEGPIHHEGRFYRMNLTPTGDVGPSSRPIPIVTAGVRPRMCEAAGRVADGLAGHPLFTTTYVEEIVRPAIARGAAHTGRDPNDVEIISMVMCAIHDDAEVARRELAQQIAFYSSVKSYETVLDVNGFASEGRTIREAFAQRDFPAMFAAVSEEMIDTMGVAGTAHEVREQLRRYDGVLDHIMLYSPSVGIAPERVQQNLDSIIRECSPASMSPGQSGPRSI